A single genomic interval of Camelina sativa cultivar DH55 chromosome 11, Cs, whole genome shotgun sequence harbors:
- the LOC104724040 gene encoding probable thionin-2.4 has product MDGKTLILSVLVMTLFMAQIQVEAKSCCPSSTARNIYNSCRLVGGSRERCASLSGCKIVNGKCPNGYTKDILENTDDVVNEYCKIGCASSVCSALTTLQNSDASEIVNGAVEKCVMACSTVCTKGSMNAVETA; this is encoded by the exons ATGGACGGAAAAACCTTGATTCTTAGTGTGCTCGTAATGACTCTGTTCATGGCACAAATTCAAGTTGAGGCAAAGAGCTGCTGTCCTTCCTCCACAGCTAGAAATATCTATAATTCTTGCCGTTTAGTGGGAGGTTCCAGGGAAAGATGTGCAAGCCTCAGTGGCTGCAAAATCGTTAATGGGAAATGTCCTAACGGATATACGAAGGACATTCTCGAGAACACAG atgATGTTGTCAATGAATACTGTAAGATTGGGTGTGCATCCTCTGTTTGCAGTGCTCTAACCACTCTCCAGAACTCAG ATGCAAGTGAAATCGTAAATGGAGCTGTTGAAAAATGTGTCATGGCATGTTCTACGGTCTGCACCAAAGGCTCGATGAATGCAGTTGAAACTGCCTAG
- the LOC104724042 gene encoding probable protein phosphatase 2C 74, with protein sequence MGSCLSSGGGGGSSRTRRRSLHGSPHVPGPGRRRRPPKRRSRSCSSSFDNTEEPLLHRIPGRLFLNGSTDTASLFSQQGKKGPNQDAMIVWENFGSMADTVFCGVFDGHGPYGHIVAKRVRDLLPLKLGSHLESYVSCEEVLKEISLNTGDRKISENLVHISANGESRVYNKDYVKDQDMVQTLIGSIVKAYRFMDKELKMQVDVDCFCSGTTAVTMVKQGQHLVIGNIGDSRAVLGTRNKENKLVPFQLTEDLKPDVPAEAERIKRCKGRIFALRDEPGVARMWLPNHNSPGLAMARAFGDFCLKDFGLISVPDVSYRRLTEKDEFVVLATDGIWDALTNEEVIEIVAKAPTRSSAGRALVEAAVRNWRWKFPTSKVDDCAVVCLFLDSEPNSLSTASFSKEIHISNGVTEPEPDKASTSTPGSGTGSPELNGVNRIDTLVNLPVYVPTKE encoded by the exons ATGGGGTCCTGCTTATCATCtgggggaggaggaggaagtagTAGGACTAGGAGGAGATCTCTCCATGGTTCACCTCATGTTCCTGGACctgggagaaggagaaggcctcCCAAGAGGAGATCAAGGTCTTGTAGTTCTTCTTTTGACAACACCGAGGAGCCACTTCTCCATAGGATCCCTGGAAGGTTGTTCTTGAATGGCTCTACCGACACcgcctctctcttctctcaacaGGGCAAGAAAGGCCCTAATCAGGACGCCATGATTGTCTGGGAG AATTTTGGGTCTATGGCGGACACAGTTTTTTGTGGTGTTTTTGATGGTCATGGTCCATATGGTCACATTGTTGCAAAGAGAGTGAGGGATTTGCTTCCACTCAAGTTAGGCTCACACTTGGAATCCTATGTGTCTTGTGAGGAGGTTCTTAAAGAGATCAGCCTCAACACCGGTGATAGAAAGATCTCGGAAAACCTTGTACATATATCTGCCAATGGAGAATCCCGAGTCTACAATAAGGATTACGTAAAGGATCAAGATATGGTTCAAACACTAATAGGCTCAATTGTTAAAGCCTACAGATTCATGGATAAGGAATTGAAGATGCAAGTGGATGTTGATTGTTTTTGCAGTGGAACTACTGCAGTAACCATGGTCAAGCAG GGTCAACATCTTGTTATCGGAAATATTGGGGATTCAAGAGCAGTACTGGGTACaaggaacaaagaaaacaaacttgttCCTTTTCAACTAACTGAAGATCTCAAACCAGATGTTCCAG CGGAAGCAGAAAGGATAAAGAGATGCAAAGGACGTATATTTGCTCTTCGAGATGAACCGGGGGTTGCCCGTATGTGGCTTCCTAACCACAACTCACCTGGTCTCGCCATGGCACGTGCTTTTGGAGATTTTTGCCTGAAAGACTTTGGTCTCATTTCTGTGCCTGACGTTTCCTACCGACGCCTCACCGAGAAGGATGAGTTTGTTGTCTTGGCAACTGATGGG ATTTGGGATGCATTGACGAATGAAGAGGTTATAGAGATTGTGGCCAAAGCCCCAACACGTTCTTCAGCAGGTAGAGCCTTGGTGGAGGCTGCAGTGAGGAATTGGAGATGGAAGTTTCCAACTTCGAAAGTCGATGACTGTGCCGTGGTTTGCCTCTTCCTTGACTCCGAACCAAACAGTTTGTCAACTGCTTCCTTCTCAAAggaaatacacatcagcaatgGCGTTACTGAACCGGAACCAGACAAAGCATCAACATCAACTCCAGGCTCAGGAACCGGATCGCCTGAGCTCAATGGAGTCAACAGAATCGACACACTCGTGAATCTCCCAGTATATGTCCCGACCAAAGAGTAG
- the LOC104724043 gene encoding aspartic proteinase-like protein 2, translated as MDLSIRVSRIVAAVFILLIQIVSGSFLFNVTHKFAGKEKQLSELKSHDSFRHARMLANVDLPLGGDSRADSIGLYFTKIKLGSPPKDYYVQVDTGSDILWVNCAPCPKCPVKTDLGIPLSLYDTKASSSSKKVGCEDDFCSYIMQMETCGAKKPCSYHVVYGDGSTSDGDFIRDNITLDQVTGNLRTAPLSQEVVFGCGKNQSGQLGQTDSAVDGIMGFGQSNTSVISQLAAGGSVKRVFSHCLDNMNGGGIFAVGEVESPVVKTTPLVPNQLHYNVVLKGLDVDGDPVDLPPSLTSTGGNGGTIIDSGTTLAYLPQNLYTSLIDKITAKQPVKLHMVQETFACFSFTLNTDKAFPVVNFHFEDSLKMTVYPHDYLFSLREDMYCFGWQSGGMTTEDGSDVILLGDLVLSNKLVVYDLENEVIGWADHNCSSSIKVKDGSGAAYALGADNLTAGSSVMNGTLVTLLSILFWAFHSFTS; from the exons atGGATCTGAGTATAAGAGTTTCACGCATTGTTGCGGCGGTTTTCATTTTGTTGATCCAAATTGTCTCCGGTAGTTTCTTGTTCAATGTGACTCATAAATTCGccggaaaagaaaaacaactctCTGAGCTCAAATCTCACGACAGCTTCCGTCACGCTCGTATGCTTGCCAACGTTGACCTTCCTCTCGGTGGTGATAGCCGCGCCGACTCCATCgg tttatACTTCACCAAAATCAAGCTTGGTTCGCCACCAAAAGATTACTATGTTCAAGTTGATACAGGAAGTGATATACTTTGGGTTAATTGCGCACCGTGTCCTAAATGTCCTGTGAAAACTGATCTTGGT ATACCTTTATCATTGTATGACACAAAAGCTTCCTCAAGTTCGAAGAAAGTTGGCTGTGAGGATGATTTTTGTTCCTACATTATGCAAATGGAGACTTGTGGGGCGAAGAAGCCATGTAGTTATCATGTTGTGTATGGAGATGGAAGTACAAGTGATGGAGATTTTATAAGGGATAATATTACGTTGGATCAAGTTACTGGAAATCTTCGAACTGCACCCCTTTCGCAGGAAGTTGTATTCGG GTGCGGAAAAAATCAATCTGGGCAGCTTGGACAAACTGACTCAGCAGTTGATGGTATTATGGGTTTTGGACAATCAAACACATCTGTTATTTCACAATTAGCTGCAGGGGGGAGTGTGAAGAGAGTCTTTTCACATTGCTTGGACAATATGAATGGAGGTGGGATTTTTGCTGTAGGGGAAGTTGAATCTCCAGTAGTGAAAACAACTCCTTTGGTTCCTAATCA GCTGCATTACAACGTCGTTTTAAAGGGATTGGATGTGGATGGTGACCCTGTTGACCTTCCACCAAGCCTAACTAGTACTGGTGGGAATGGAGGAACCATAATTGACAGTGGTACCACTTTAGCTTACTTACCACAGAATCTGTACACCTCACTAATTGATAAG ATTACTGCTAAACAACCGGTGAAACTGCACATGGTACAGGAAACTTTTGCGTGTTTCAGTTTCACTTTAAA CACAGATAAAGCATTTCCGGTAgtcaattttcattttgaagACTCACTCAAAATGACTGTTTATCCGCATGACTATCTTTTCTCGCTTCGT GAAGACATGTATTGCTTTGGTTGGCAATCTGGTGGGATGACGACTGAGGACGGATCCGATGTGATTCTTTTGGGAG ATTTGGTGCTTTCAAACAAGTTAGTAGTATACGATCTGGAGAACGAGGTCATTGGATGGGCTGACCACAACT GTTCGTCAAGCATCAAAGTAAAAGATGGATCAGGGGCGGCTTACGCACTCGGAGCAGACAATCTCACAGCGGGTTCTTCGGTGATGAACGGAACACTTGTAACGTTATTGTCGATACTATTTTGGGCGTTCCATTCTTTTACTTCATAg
- the LOC104728211 gene encoding uncharacterized protein At4g04775-like: MSNVSSNFTESSLQGRGRAIGVPKRFDFVLFLIFXLISKSDSNPYRRYCRCPFGVANKLRNDEHTFKWVDEAFVNEIDTLNAKNADLEKQLKEIRTERFEFEKMVYEKMEKEIFEKVEDGLSEAKASHKKIMIVLVFFCMIMIGLTKLLG; this comes from the exons ATGAGTAATGTATCATCCAATTTCACTGAATCTAGTTTGCAGGGAAGAGGAAGGGCTATCGGTGTGCCAAAGAGAT tcgattttgttttatttttgattttttNTTTGATATCGAAGTCTGATTCCAACCCTTACAGGAGATATTGTCGGTGTCCATTTGGCGTAGCTAATAAG CTTAGGAATGATGAACACACTTTCAAATGGGTGGATGAGGCATTTGTCAATGAGATAGACACATTGAATGCAAAGAATGCTGACCTTGAGAAGCAGCTGAAAGAGATCAGAACAGAGAGgtttgagtttgagaagatggtctatgagaagatggagaaggagatatTTGAGAAGGTTGAAGATGGTTTGTCTGAAGCCAAAGCAAGCCATAAGAAAATCATGATTGTCTTAGTCTTCTTTTGTATGATCATGATTGGTCTCACTAAGCTACTAGGTTGA